TACCAACACTTAACCCACCTAAACTCAATCAACACACAATTATACACAACTTTCCCAAAAGCTTCCATAGCCCCATCTCAACCACAAACTCACAATCTCCATCACCCCTCTATTTCCTACCTCATCTTCTCCTATAATTACCATTATAACAAACGCTTTCTTtcagtaattttaattatttattttccatatAATATTACAGGAAGAAAAAAATCCTCATATTACAACTCAATTcatcaaaattataaaacaatatcgactaattttattttcatcaaTTAGTAAATATTCACAATCTTACAGAAATGTCCAGAAGTAGCTTCTATATAGGTAGAGATATATTTATGATCATATCTATACAAATCATTTCTATAAAAGCAAAGCAATCATTTTCTATACAGAAAAAAACCAACACATTTTGTGTACTCATATATATACTCATATGTAATGGAGATGcaaattaatgaaattaaaatttagctCATTTTGTGTACCAAAAGTGTACCAATGTAgagaaatgacaattttatttattattcatattttttatcACATGCcataatatgtttttttttttttatgttattaggAAAATGCAGTGAAATCATGTGGCACTAACTGTATTAAGAGTCCTAAGTACTCTTTTATGTTATCTAATTCAATTGAAATATTGTAatactctttattttatttttgtaggtATACTACAACTTTGGTTTTGATTGATCTTTGGTGTTTGAAGAACGCAAAGCAACTTGGTTGGATTAGTTAGGTATTATtctacaattttaaaattttttattttatattttattaatattagaagagtttgaatatcttagatattcatccgtagtgaagtaggttctgcgattaTTTatatactgcggtcggatgggtgatcattttttaattgttttttgttGTTTATAGTAAGTGGTTTTTTGTTGTTTATAGTAAGTTTAAAAATTTTGGGAACGTTAAATCATAGTtgttatgctgccaaaatttcaATAGGATAACAACTATAATTTCTTTGATGGCTCATAGATGAAATTGATTAAAAcgtgaatgttttttttttagaaacttCAGAATGGATAGAGATTGGATGAGTGCAGATAGGTTGTCAATGAAATATATGGAAGGTGTTGATCTGTTTTTGGAGTTTGCTGAGAAGAAGGCTTCTAATCTTAATTTTGTTCATTGTCCGTGCATGAAATGTGGCAACATAGAGCGTATGAAAATTTTTAAGATTAAAGAACATTTGTTTAGGAACGGTATAGACAAAAGCTATAAAATTTGGTATCACCATGGGGAAAAAATTAGAACTTCAGATGAGGGACCTTCCAAGTCTAGGAAGGAGAAGTGCGTTAATTTGGATTACGGAGATGATCACATTGCAAAAATGATTGATGATGCACAATTTGAATCCAATACAGCTGATCCAGTGAATTTTAAATCCCTTTTAGAAGATGCTGAAAAACCTATTTACCCTAATTGTAATAGGTTTACTAAGTTATCGTCACTTATTAGATTGTACAATCTGAAAGCCAAATATGGGTGGAGCGATAAGAGTTTTACGGAGTTACTAGCCTTTTTAGGAGATTTGTTACCTGAAGGTAATGAAATGCCTTTGTCTTTCTATGAGGCAAAGAAGACATTGTGTTCATTAGGCATGCAATATGAAAAGATACATGCATGTCCTAACGATTGCATCCTCTATCGAAATAGATTTGAAAATGAAACGTTGTGTCCGACGTGCGGTGAGTCTAGGTGGCAAAAGAAGAAGAATTCTGATGAGGTAAAGGTTGGTATACCTGCAAAGGTATTATGGTACTTACCACCCATACCTCGTTTGGTTCGGTTCTTTCAAAATGTCGATATTTCTAAAACTTAACCTGGCATGCCAACGATAGGGTGAAAGATGGTATGATGAGACATCCAGCCGATTCACCTGCTTGGAAAGCAATTGATGCTAGATGGCCTGACTTTGGCAATGAACCTAGGAATATTCGTCTTGGTCTTTCTGCAGACGGTATTAATCCACATACTAATCTTAGCAGTAAGTACAGTTGCTGGCCAGTTTTGCTTGTAATGTATAATTTGCCGCCCTGGTTGGTAATGAAGAGGAAGTTCACTATGCTGACACTGTTGATATCAGGCCCTTCACAGCCTGGTAACAATATTGATGTTTACTTAGCTCCTCTTGTTGAAGATCTAAGTCAACTGTGGTGTGATGGTGTTAGTGCTTATGATGCCCATAGGAATGAAAATTTCAATCttagagcaatattaatgtggACAATTAATGATTTTCCTGCCTTTGGCAATCTTTCTGGTTATAGTTTGAAAGGGTCTAAGGCATGTCCTATATGTGAGGAGAAAACTTGTTCTCAATATTTAAAACACTCGAGAAAGATTAGCTATATGGGACATCGAAGATTTTTGCCTTCTAACCATGTATTTCGAACTTGGAAAAAAGCATTCGACGGGAAGCAAGAATTTGAAGTGGCTCCGCCACCTTTACTTGGAGAACAATTAGTAGTAAAGTTGAGTAATGTCAAATTCAAGCTTGGAAAGCAAAAAGTGACCCCTAAGAAAAGAAAGGGAAAACGTGACAATTGCGAGCAAGTCACAGCTCAACCTGATGGACCATGGAAAAAGAAATCAATATTTTTTGAGCTCGAGTACTGGAAGCATTTGGTTTTACGTCATAATTTAGATGTAATGCATATTGAGAAGAATGTGTCAGATAGCCTAATCAATACCTTGTTTAATGTTCCTGGTCGGTCCAAAGATGGAATTAAGTCTCGTCTAGATTTGAAGGATTTCGGAATGCGAGCAAATTTACACCCACAAGTTGTTGGTAAAAAAACTTATTTGCAACCAGCATGTTATGCCTTCACTAAAGAAGAAAAACGCTCTGTGTGTAATTCTTTGTCTCAGGTGAAGGTACCTGAAGGATATTCTTCAAATATGTCAAGTTtggtttgttggaaattattttaccaggatcttagatctactcacaagtatgttgattaacaccctaaatatgaactttctaaaacgatgaaataaacacatataaagtttaggaaaccttacattgggtgcagcggaataatatgactccttccgttcagatatctagcccttgattcctttctgtagcagagcattatcaatatctgaacctggatctctttctctgaatccttgatgctgaatctcctttgctgatgatctttcttcacgatcttcctcactatgattgaggtatcatttgatgtgtgtgggcactactctaatcactaagattttcgaaattcaaaggaagaagaaagaagaagtggtagctaaagatagggagagagaaggctcaatttttctgattcagaaagtgtcagaagaaaagtgtaattttcgtgaagccttcactatctatttatagcattccactagggttaggtttgaattatttggcattaaaataatgaaaatatcagtttaaatttccaacaaaagtggcaggccctatactagtggatttgggcctcactttttgcaattttgcagttttaccttttctgcatctgattttctcaaaaacgccaattttctaattcaaccatttaaatgccaattctaactatttaataactataaataattattaaataatattgtcatttatcatatttattaattgaaccatacagagtatcataattaacaaatatgcccctataaactatttctttacaatttcgcccttacttagtgaaaatttcacaaatagacatagtctagtttgagaattataattgattaatcaaaaccaattacatgagtcttacaagcaatattatctcaactagtggggggaccatgggtctatataaccgagcttccaataagtagatcaagaatttagcactaaaattcactaacttattaattcttcgttgaatccacgcatagaacttagaattgcactctcagtatatagaatgctctatatgttccaccatatagacacatcattagttatccattgttataatcctaatgtgatcaatgatcctctatatgaatgatctacactgtaaagggattaaattaccgttacaccctacaatgtatttattccttaaaacacttgaccccgtataaatgatatttcagcttatgtgaaatgagtactccaccatttacgttcgtttggtcaagctcgaaggagatcatcctttgcttactattcgccagatagaagctatagattccatgtttatgatagcgctcccactcaattgcactaccgtgttcccaaaaagtacgtatcaccctgacctaaaagtaggcttaactaacaaatcaaagaacacgaatagcctttcaagattgagcctaatcataacaggattaagatcatttgatctaggatcaactaggcgatattgacttgaatagatattacggtaaatttaataaatctaagtcaaagttcaatatcggtcccttccgatgcatactccatgcagccaacctgagctttactttaaccaatgctctggaaagaacatagtatttctccaaatacaagtaaactcttgttgtagattatcatatcagtaaaaccctgtgtctgataaatctatgaaactttattcacatagtcatgtttactttccaatgtgttgacgacacaataaacaggatcaagtatgtgagaagggtttcagatgaatttatacattatgtacatataatcatgaaataaatcatgtgaaccatgcaacattaaatgttatttctgatctatattaataagtaaatctgattatattgaaatgagttttatttagggcataaaacccaacatggttAATATTGAGAAACTTATTTTGAACGGCCTGAAGTCTCACGATCATCATACACTGATTCAACATATTTTACCAGTGAGCATTCGAAATGTTTTGCCAAAAGAAGTTCGACATGTTATCACAAGGTTATGTTTATTCTTCAAGTGTCTTTGCTGTAAAGTGGTTGACGTGACCAAGCTAGAGAAGCTCCGATTAGAAATCACTGAAGTATTGTGTTACTTGGAACAATATTTTCCACCTTCCTTTTTTGACATAATGGTTCACTTAACTGTTCATTTGGTGAGAGAGCTAAAGTTATGTGGGCCTGTGTACTTAAGATGGATGTACCCATTTGAACGATACATGAAAATTTTAAAGGGTTACGTAAGAAATAGAAACAGGCCTGAGGGTTCCATTGTTGAATCATATATCGTTGAAGAATCaatagaattttgtgtagattaGTTGGCAAATGTTGTTAGCATTGGATCGTGTCCTCCTCGATTTGATAATGATATAAGTAAAGGGGGTGGGGGTCTTGTTATTTGTGAGGTGAGTCGAGGTGATAGAGACGAAGCACATCGACTCGTTTTACAAAATATCGATGAGGTTCATCCCTATATTGAGTAAGTTgagataattaattattaacaaacttatttaaaaaaataaaaaaatgttaattGAAACTTAAATTAATAACTTATCTAATTTTGAAGGGAACATTTTAACTGGATCAAAATCACTTATCCGAGTAAGTCGAGAAATAAAAAATGGGTACAAGATGAACATTATCGAACTTTTAGTACATGGTTTGAAAAAAAGGTACTATGATTttgttgtttattttgttttgatttattCTTGCAAGTATATAGttaataagtttattttttatctagGTATCCCAAGATCAAAGTGACCCTACAAAAACAGTGTCTGAATCACTGTTTTCTTTATCACGAGGCCCTTCCTGCAATGTTCTAAAGTATCAATCGTACTATATCAATAATACTCATTTTAACACGATTGATCGtgataaatgtagaaaaacaCAAAGTAGCGGTGTTATGATTGTTGCCAAGGCTTTCCAAATAGCTAGTTCGAAAGATAAAAATCCTGTTGAATGCGATATGACCTTCTATGGTGTAATACAGGAAATTTGGGAATTAGATTATACTAGTTTTCGAATCCCAGTTTTACTTTGTGATTGGGTAAGAAGTGACAATGGAGTTAAAGATGATGAATTAGGATTCAAATTAGTGGACTTGAATCGAGTAGGACACAAAAATGATAGGTTTATAATGGCATCACAAGCCATTCAAGTGTTTTACATGAGTGATCCATTAGATGACCGCTGGTCCGTTGTCCTCACAACACAACCGAAAGACTATGAAAAAAAAGAGTCTAGTGGGGATGATCTCATGCTTAGTGACCAAACTTTCAAAATCAATCCACCGCCTGTTGATGTGACTGTTGGGATGACATCATATCTTCACGTGAGGATGGAGAAGGATTATGGGTTGATATGGATTGATATCAATATTAACCCATAATCGATATTCGCATTGATACGCGATGTAATGGTactttgtatattttatgtatatcATTTTAATTTGCTGAATTGTCATacttttatattgttatttaatatttgttttgttttattgcGTAGGTACGTTCTTTATGGATGATCCAAATTTGAATTTGGACCTCTTCGGTCAATCTGTTGCTGATGACAGCGAAGATGATGTACAACAAGATCACCAAGAAGAAGAGGGGAATGAATCAGGCCCCGGTGTACGTGGTAAATATATTGGTAGAGAGATGATAAAGATGAGGAGCGAcgggaagaagaaggaagtcGAGTACAACTCATGGGGTCAAGCTATTAGTGATGGTGCAAACAAACTTCATAGTGAGATTGGTAAATATGTTCGCCACCACGTTACATTGCTTGTGGATGATTGGCGACTTATATCGAAAGAAGTGAAAGATAAGTTGTGGAATGAAATGCtggtaattttttattcaactataataaattaaattaattacatttGTTTATCTTTAACCGGTGATGTGTTACATTAATTTCTACAGAGTATGTTTATAACTGGCACAAAGACGAAATCCTATGTGTTGTCAGTTGGTGGTGATAGGTGGAGGGAATTTAAATCCTACCTAACAAACTTCATCTACACACACAAAGATGACAATCCACAACTTTTAGAGAAGCCCCCAAAGCTTTATGAAAATGTGATTGACCCTGAAGAGTGGAAAGCATTTGTTGACTATAGATTAAGTGAAGAATGGCTTGTAAAACGAAAGTCAGCACAAAGCAGCAGGAAACAAAAGAAATACAACCACCGCACTGGACGAGGTGGTGTTAGGAAGGTCCGAGAGAAGATGGAGAAAGAATTGGGTCACCAGATAGATGACGTTGATCGAGCTGATTTGTGGATCAACATGTACAAGAACAAGAAGGGTGAGTTTGATGTCGAGACACAAAAAGTCGTGGATAAAATTGTAAGTTCTATCTATATTTGTTtcgaaatttcaaatttataatgATTTTTCACAAAGTGTAACTAATTTAATCTTGACTTTTGTATGTAGAATGACCTTAAAAAGCAGGTCGAAGAGGGAACACTAGTACTCGAAGGCTCTAAGGATATTCTGACCCTTGCGCTTGGCACAAATGAACACGGTGGACGTGTTAGAGGCATGGGGAGGAACATCACCCAGACACAATATTTTAAGACCCCACGCCCTACCAAAAAGATACAGTCAACAATTGATGACAATCGAATGACTGAGGTGGAGAAGAGACTTCAAGAGACTGATGAAATGTATCGCCAAACTCAACAACAATTAAAGGAACTTCTCCAACAATTGAACACTCAACATAGCAACGTGGTTGGGACTTCACATGCATCTGGTTCGGGTATAGGAGGAGCATCAAATGAACAAGTGAATATTTCACTGCAGAGTGTCTCTGCTCAACCACGAGTGCCACCACCGAATGTCTTTGCCCGACCAGTAGCACCACCACTTAGTGTATCTAATCTACCATCAGTGCCACTTCCTGCAAATGTCTCTGCTCCACCGACACCACCACCAGATACAACAATGTCTGAGAAGGTAAAtctattttcatatttattttattatattgttcTTATTCGTTTTAATAAATTACACTAATTATAATTGTTTGTTGTTTGGTTTCAAAATATAGAAAGCAAAGTGTTCGATGTACTTGGTTACCAAACAACCCAAAAATAGTACTAAGTGTGTTGCAAAGGGGTATTTGGTGATAGAAAATGTGACCACCTTGGAATTACATAATGAAAAGTTTGACCCAAAGCGCTTTTGTCGAGTCTTCATTGAAGAAGTTTTTTACGAAAATGCAAGGCTGCCATGCCCTGTCACACAAGAAAGCCTCACCACCGTAGGCGAAGTGGTGAATTCATATGTAGCCTGGCCAATTCCACTTGTCAAGATTGATGGTGTACACCAGACACAGGTAAATATggtcatttttattttcttatgtatttgatttgatttctaattattgacaaatataatttctttttaactTTGTAAAATATATTGTATAGGAGAAGGGCAAGAAGAGGGATTATGACAGTAATATGGTTGGTCCACCGACTCAACCTTTGAAACACCCTCGAAGGCCATATAAGCTTCCAATAGCTCGTTATACTCCGCCAGAGAAAAGTGTCACATTGAGTTTGCTAGAGATGATGGTCGAGCAGTGGCCAAAGGAAAAGAATGTCCTTGAAGTTGACATTGGTGAGGATGTGTTCGGGGTAGAGCACAAAACATACTTATCAAAAAACGACATACTTGACATTTGCAATCTCAAATGGATCGGATCTGTTCCAATGTCTGTGTGGTGCAGGTATGAAAGTTGATaattaacttaatatattttttgcagtttttgttattaattttttattgtttaccAGTATAATGCAGCGTGAACTAAACAAAAATGAGTTGAACGGTGTATATGCATTTATGAATCCTGCATCTGTGGCATCTACTGATGGCTTAGGGTACAACGAGCGTGTAGCTTTGCTTTTTCAGCGATTGAGCAACATACAACCAGATCGATTCCTTGTTTGCCCTTGGTACCATGAGTAAGTACTTACTATGGCTTAAGTTGGTCCATGAGACTTTGcatatttttgagtttttcttttaatattgctTTCACAAATAATGAGAAGGAGAAAAGTTATGTTTGGATATGGACTATGGACTATAGAGTGAGATAATGAGATTTAGGaagataatttaaaataagcaaGTTGTTTGCCCCTGGTACATTGTTATTACTACATTGCTGTAGTTGTGAAAAAAGTTTTATCCATACCTTACTCTATTACATAATGATTGGTATTAGTAATCTTATTAGTTTGTTTGATTGTGTTTAGCGAACACTGGATGGTTATCTTAATCCAAACGGGATCGCAGAGTGTAGCATTTTTggattccagaaacaaaaccaTTCGTCAAGATATTAAAAGATGTGTTCAAACGTATGTTCTAGTAGTTCAAAGCTCTAAACATATTTCTCTAATTTCCATTAATGTATGTattaactttattttatttatgtgtagTGCTCTTGAGAGGTACTACCTTGAGAAAAAAAAACGACGGTCAGTAGCAATAAGCTTCACTGAGTACAGATGTCCAGAGCAACCAGATGGCGACCAGTGTGGGTATTATAGCATGAGATTTATTAAATCATTCATGACTGAAAATAATCCTACACGAAAATTGGAAGCAGAGGTAAAGACACTAATTATTTTCACAAATATTAAAGTGTTTAAGTACTTTTATTATGACCTATTAAATTAATGATTTGTTTCGTTTGTTGCAGTTTAAAAGGAACATATCATCCTCTTACACTAACAAAGAAATCAATGAAATACGTGACGAATGGGCAAAGTATGTCATGCAGATGATAGCAGCAGGCAAATGACTAATAACATAGAGTATGATGACCAATGATCGCTCATGGACGATCCCTATGTGATCTAAGAAAATGATTGATAGGTTTGACATCGATCTTAGTTACTATTGTCTtgcttttttagtttttaggaAGTGATTTCCAGCTATATGATTAAAGTCCCAAGTGACTACTTGGAGACTTATTTTGTTCTTagtatacatatttttaaatgtTCAGAACATATTCTACAAAAGATTGCAAAATGTAAAAACTTAATTGGATTTCCTTCTTTTGTATTGCATTACTAAACTTTGATGGCATATTATGGTTTTTATGAAGCTTTAATTCTTTTGAAGAGTGTTAAATGTAtgaattttcttataaaaatattattattgttattatgttttttcatCATTGTTGGAaatctaaataataaaaaatacaagagGAGAATTGAattaatatttctattttatacTTTACTTCATATTGTGTGACGGTTTATAACCGTCATTTTAAGTAGTGTATTTTGTTAGTTATAGTCTGAATAAAGTCTTTTCCAACATTTCTTAACTGTCATTTAAAGTAACTTTTTGCCACAGTTATATACCGTCATTTAAAGAGATGTTTTCCATCACGGAAGTCTTTCCCCACGGTTATAAACCGTCATCTAAAGTGACTTTTTCCAATATTTCTTAACCGTCATTTAAAGTAACTTTTTGCCACAGTTATAAACTGTCATTTAAAATTCCGCATTTTTATGACACCCACATAGCCAACTGTTTTAGGAACCGTTGGGAAATCATATAAAAGACAGTTATAAACCGTTGGGAATCCTATAATcattaaccaactcata
This Cannabis sativa cultivar Pink pepper isolate KNU-18-1 chromosome 6, ASM2916894v1, whole genome shotgun sequence DNA region includes the following protein-coding sequences:
- the LOC133039282 gene encoding uncharacterized protein LOC133039282: MDRDWMSADRLSMKYMEGVDLFLEFAEKKASNLNFVHCPCMKCGNIERMKIFKIKEHLFRNGIDKSYKIWYHHGEKIRTSDEGPSKSRKEKCVNLDYGDDHIAKMIDDAQFESNTADPVNFKSLLEDAEKPIYPNCNRFTKLSSLIRLYNLKAKYGWSDKSFTELLAFLGDLLPEGNEMPLSFYEAKKTLCSLGMQYEKIHACPNDCILYRNRFENETLCPTCGESRWQKKKNSDEVKVGIPAKVLWVKDGMMRHPADSPAWKAIDARWPDFGNEPRNIRLGLSADGINPHTNLSSKYSCWPVLLVMYNLPPWLVMKRKFTMLTLLISGPSQPGNNIDVYLAPLVEDLSQLWCDGVSAYDAHRNENFNLRAILMWTINDFPAFGNLSGYSLKGSKACPICEEKTCSQYLKHSRKISYMGHRRFLPSNHVFRTWKKAFDGKQEFEVAPPPLLGEQLVVKLSNVKFKLGKQKVTPKKRKGKRDNCEQVTAQPDGPWKKKSIFFELEYWKHLVLRHNLDVMHIEKNVSDSLINTLFNVPGRSKDGIKSRLDLKDFGMRANLHPQVVGKKTYLQPACYAFTKEEKRSVCNSLSQVKVPEGYSSNMSSLGTF
- the LOC133039478 gene encoding uncharacterized protein LOC133039478 — protein: MMVEQWPKEKNVLEVDIGEDVFGVEHKTYLSKNDILDICNLKWIGSVPMSVWCSIMQRELNKNELNGVYAFMNPASVASTDGLGYNERVALLFQRLSNIQPDRFLVCPWYHDEHWMVILIQTGSQSVAFLDSRNKTIRQDIKRCVQTALERYYLEKKKRRSVAISFTEYRCPEQPDGDQCGYYSMRFIKSFMTENNPTRKLEAEFKRNISSSYTNKEINEIRDEWAKYVMQMIAAGK
- the LOC115695303 gene encoding uncharacterized protein LOC115695303, with the translated sequence MDDPNLNLDLFGQSVADDSEDDVQQDHQEEEGNESGPGVRGKYIGREMIKMRSDGKKKEVEYNSWGQAISDGANKLHSEIGKYVRHHVTLLVDDWRLISKEVKDKLWNEMLSMFITGTKTKSYVLSVGGDRWREFKSYLTNFIYTHKDDNPQLLEKPPKLYENVIDPEEWKAFVDYRLSEEWLVKRKSAQSSRKQKKYNHRTGRGGVRKVREKMEKELGHQIDDVDRADLWINMYKNKKGEFDVETQKVVDKINDLKKQVEEGTLVLEGSKDILTLALGTNEHGGRVRGMGRNITQTQYFKTPRPTKKIQSTIDDNRMTEVEKRLQETDEMYRQTQQQLKELLQQLNTQHSNVVGTSHASGSGIGGASNEQVNISLQSVSAQPRVPPPNVFARPVAPPLSVSNLPSVPLPANVSAPPTPPPDTTMSEKKAKCSMYLVTKQPKNSTKCVAKGYLVIENVTTLELHNEKFDPKRFCRVFIEEVFYENARLPCPVTQESLTTVGEVVNSYVAWPIPLVKIDGEGQEEGL